The following coding sequences are from one Ruminococcus flavefaciens AE3010 window:
- a CDS encoding glycerate kinase family protein, which translates to MKIVIAIDSFKGSLSSMEAGNAAAEGIKRVFSDADTVVSPVADGGEGTVEALVSGLNGHFIEAEVTDPRGKPIKASYGILPDNTAVIEMAAASGLTMRTFYIDAPMYNTSYGTGELILDAVKRGCRNFIIGIGGSATNDGGIGCLQALGFGMLDKNGQQVEYGARGLSQLVSITDNNVPPELRQCRFNVACDVTNPLCGDNGCSAVFAPQKGACGTSTVIMDIWMREYAELTKSYNSAASPDTAGAGAAGGMGFALMYYLNAELQSGADLITRQTRLEEYIQTADMVITGEGCLDSQTAMGKAPSAIARTAKKYGKPVIAFCGSVRKGAELCNTSGIDAYFPVLRSVCTLEQAMDKSAACKNLADTAEQVFRAIKLFK; encoded by the coding sequence ATGAAGATCGTAATCGCTATAGATTCCTTCAAGGGCAGCCTTTCCTCCATGGAGGCAGGAAATGCCGCAGCAGAGGGAATAAAACGCGTTTTTTCCGACGCAGATACTGTTGTAAGTCCTGTCGCAGACGGCGGCGAGGGCACTGTTGAAGCCCTTGTATCGGGACTTAACGGACACTTTATCGAGGCTGAGGTCACCGATCCCCGCGGAAAGCCTATCAAGGCAAGCTACGGCATACTTCCCGACAATACTGCTGTCATCGAAATGGCTGCCGCTTCGGGACTTACTATGCGTACTTTCTATATAGACGCTCCCATGTATAACACTTCCTACGGTACAGGCGAGCTTATACTTGACGCCGTCAAGCGCGGCTGCCGAAACTTTATCATCGGTATAGGCGGAAGCGCCACCAACGACGGGGGTATCGGCTGCCTGCAGGCTCTCGGCTTTGGTATGCTGGACAAAAACGGACAGCAGGTGGAATACGGTGCAAGGGGGCTTTCGCAGCTCGTCAGCATCACCGATAACAATGTCCCGCCTGAGCTCAGACAGTGCCGTTTTAACGTCGCCTGTGACGTTACCAACCCGCTCTGCGGCGATAATGGGTGCAGCGCAGTATTTGCTCCTCAAAAGGGAGCCTGCGGAACGTCCACAGTTATTATGGATATATGGATGCGCGAATATGCCGAGCTGACAAAAAGCTATAATTCAGCCGCTTCTCCCGATACGGCAGGTGCGGGAGCAGCAGGCGGCATGGGCTTTGCCCTGATGTATTACCTGAACGCCGAGCTCCAGTCGGGAGCAGACCTTATCACGAGACAGACAAGGCTGGAGGAATACATACAGACCGCAGATATGGTCATTACAGGCGAGGGCTGTCTCGACAGCCAGACCGCTATGGGAAAAGCTCCCTCAGCAATTGCAAGGACAGCCAAGAAATACGGCAAGCCCGTTATTGCATTCTGCGGCTCGGTGCGCAAGGGTGCGGAGCTGTGCAACACCAGCGGCATCGACGCTTACTTCCCTGTGCTGCGCAGCGTTTGTACACTTGAGCAAGCTATGGACAAGTCCGCTGCATGCAAGAACCTTGCCGACACTGCGGAACAGGTTTTCAGAGCAATAAAGCTGTTCAAATAA
- a CDS encoding recombinase family protein gives MVYGYCSISTKRQSIERQKRNIKAAFPEAVIVEEAYSGTSVKRPQWDRLLQKLKENDVIVFSSISRMSRNAGESFALYKELVYKNIKLVFLNERHIDTESYREAMNGVICLSVSSEDEATNNLLKGVMTAVDHFIMNKIEQDIYKAFEQSEKEVRDLSQRTSEGIETARINGKQIGTVKGTVHETKKSKAVKPLIIKLSKDFEGALSDKECMKLIGLSNNTYYKYKRELKEDQIKRGA, from the coding sequence ATGGTATATGGATACTGTAGCATAAGCACCAAGAGGCAGTCGATCGAGAGACAGAAACGAAATATTAAGGCGGCATTCCCGGAAGCAGTCATTGTTGAGGAGGCTTATTCGGGAACATCTGTGAAGCGTCCCCAATGGGACAGGCTTCTGCAAAAGCTTAAAGAAAACGATGTCATAGTCTTTTCCAGCATCAGCAGAATGAGCAGAAACGCCGGTGAGAGCTTCGCCTTGTATAAGGAGCTCGTTTACAAAAACATAAAGCTCGTTTTCCTGAATGAGCGGCATATTGACACCGAGTCCTACCGAGAGGCTATGAACGGTGTTATTTGTCTCTCTGTTTCATCGGAAGATGAGGCAACAAATAACCTTCTAAAGGGAGTTATGACAGCTGTCGATCATTTCATTATGAATAAGATCGAGCAGGATATTTACAAAGCCTTTGAACAGTCGGAAAAGGAAGTCAGGGATCTGAGCCAGCGTACCAGTGAGGGGATCGAAACTGCACGCATAAACGGCAAACAGATCGGTACTGTAAAGGGGACTGTTCACGAGACCAAAAAAAGCAAGGCTGTCAAACCACTTATAATAAAGCTGAGCAAGGATTTTGAGGGAGCACTCTCTGACAAAGAGTGTATGAAGCTGATCGGACTTTCTAACAATACTTACTATAAGTATAAAAGAGAACTGAAAGAAGATCAGATCAAACGGGGGGCTTAA